From the Solanum lycopersicum chromosome 10, SLM_r2.1 genome, one window contains:
- the LOC101248727 gene encoding protein DMP7-like, which produces MDNNFLYQHLSESDEPDESDFYLPDYDNQEEDDSNFIYIINTILSGTARLNVLLPTATILAFTIFAPILTNDGQCNKFEQWMTGIFLILSAASCVFFSFTDSFKSATGRLHYGVATFSGIWTFNGRRIKPCVPRDYRLRWSDIFHASLSLIALLTFAASHTDVLQCYRFVVPRKIINTVPLVIGFVISLLFVIFPSRRRGIGYPFLLQSDI; this is translated from the coding sequence ATGGACAACAACTTCTTGTACCAACACTTATCTGAAAGTGATGAACCTGATGAAAGTGACTTCTACCTCCCAGATTATGATAATCAAGAAGAGGATGATTCCAACTTCATATACATCATAAATACAATCTTAAGTGGCACTGCTCGTCTCAACGTCCTCTTACCTACAGCTACAATCCTTGCTTTCACCATATTTGCACCCATACTAACCAATGATGGTCAATGCAACAAGTTTGAACAATGGATGACTGGGATTTTCTTGATCCTATCGGCTGCTTCTTGCGTGTTCTTCTCCTTCACCGATAGCTTCAAGTCAGCTACCGGGAGACTGCATTATGGGGTGGCGACTTTCAGTGGCATTTGGACTTTTAATGGAAGGAGGATTAAGCCTTGTGTTCCAAGAGATTATAGACTTAGATGGTCTGACATCTTCCATGCATCACTTTCTTTGATTGCTCTTCTTACATTTGCAGCATCACACACTGATGTGCTGCAATGTTATCGTTTTGTTGTACCACGAAAGATCATCAATACTGTTCCACTGGTGATTGGATTTGTCATTAGTCTTCTTTTTGTGATTTTCCCttctagaagaagaggaattgGGTATCCCTTCTTGCTGCAAAGTGATATATAA